One Deltaproteobacteria bacterium genomic region harbors:
- a CDS encoding GNAT family N-acetyltransferase produces PKDVKLKDGTKVTLKPFERKDKDALFTFFQRLPEGDRLFLKDNVADPSTVERWAAELNYDRIYPILAWVGNDVVADATLHKNLGGWMKHVGTIRIVVAKDFHRKGLGSILANELFLHALKSGLEKIVAEVMDTQPGAKRVFEKMGFRQEATFHGHVRDQIGVRHDLLVLSKDLEEFWANIQTHEYFSYPTREMEG; encoded by the coding sequence CCGAAGGACGTCAAGCTCAAGGACGGTACCAAGGTCACCCTCAAGCCGTTCGAACGGAAGGACAAGGACGCCCTGTTCACCTTCTTCCAGCGCCTGCCGGAAGGGGACCGGCTCTTCCTCAAGGACAACGTCGCCGACCCGTCGACCGTCGAGCGGTGGGCGGCGGAGCTGAACTACGACCGGATCTACCCGATCCTCGCCTGGGTCGGAAACGACGTCGTGGCCGACGCCACGCTCCACAAGAACCTCGGGGGGTGGATGAAGCACGTCGGGACGATCCGGATCGTCGTGGCGAAGGATTTCCACCGGAAGGGGCTCGGCAGCATCCTCGCGAACGAGCTGTTCCTCCACGCCCTGAAATCGGGCCTCGAGAAGATCGTGGCCGAGGTCATGGACACGCAGCCCGGCGCCAAGCGGGTGTTCGAGAAGATGGGGTTCCGGCAGGAGGCCACCTTCCACGGACACGTCCGCGACCAGATCGGTGTGCGGCACGACCTGCTCGTCCTGTCGAAGGATCTCGAGGAGTTCTGGGCGAACATCCAGACGCACGAGTACTTCTCCTACCCCACAAGGGAGATGGAGGGGTAG